One window from the genome of Salvia splendens isolate huo1 chromosome 9, SspV2, whole genome shotgun sequence encodes:
- the LOC121749196 gene encoding putative late blight resistance protein homolog R1A-10, with translation MSFAAVNFLKREIEDLLTSHGNSLAAPSREILQFAIKEMDSLQQITKRFIPWSRADTTFKYEVSRLNNEVKQIAEQSEEQIIQKINQGLVQLKSMGEKYVQQLYNSPPKEDEEDEGDVHCAEKMVGLVYDFNKLKHRLRISWLKSTQVTALVGMAGIGKTSLASKLLDDPKMEEHFDCRVWVTVGKECRFKEIPRRILAELNGETVVEGDEDVIAMRLKESLKDKRYLIVLDDVWDRYMMYHLHPSFRYERNELKSSLHDETNGSQVIFTTRLQQLDDYGSRLSTDGMRVRLLNDEESWDLLREKVFGEEPCSFQLEKIGKKIAKKCDGLPLMIVAVANLLAEEEKTVECWGEIAAHKNHPIFMDAYDDISKVLLPSYKYLPRLLQMCFLYMGVFPRNYHLSRSKLMNMWSVDGFLEENADESLYPTAEKCLDELVSNSLVMVHQTTLDDSGRLGAKQIKKCGLHSSLWHLSNQEATKIKFSYVLKTSNDAFDEGVESQCRLSFHNNILFGIREVCESVEEKCASTVHSLLCYGPYQKYQVPICSGLGLLRKLDALTIRFYEFPMEVLELVQLRYLALTLNRELPSSISQLSSLEFLIVHQHLSIKSSEGPLHLPKEIWDMKELKQLQVIGSDLPDPCGASLESLLILSGVSAESCNEAVLRSVPNLKKLGIQISLEDDDIGSPLSVFDHIPHLTNLRSLKCVITNPEVVVPVLAPMSIFPRNLTKLSLSGMGYPWKETSKISSLPCLQVLKLRSYAFQGPEWEVEEGAFSFLTFLIIEDTDLEDWKIGRGSFDDLETLTMKHCYNLERIHGEFGGFLGGIKLIDCDPSCAEQMKKATQDWKVDVHSSWDDKK, from the coding sequence ATGTCTTTTGCAGCGGTCAATTTTCTCAAGCGCGAGATTGAGGATCTTCTAACCTCTCATGGGAATTCGCTTGCTGCTCCATCTCGGGAAATCTTGCAATTCGCAATCAAAGAAATGGATTCCTTGCAACAAATCACCAAAAGATTTATACCTTGGAGCAGAGCAGATACTACATTCAAATATGAAGTATCTAGGTTAAATAATGAGGTCAAACAAATTGCGGAACAATCTGAAGAGCAGATTATACAGAAAATAAATCAAGGATTGGTTCAATTGAAATCGATGGGGGAGAAATACGTCCAACAATTGTACAACTCTCCGCCCAAGgaggatgaagaagatgaaggtgATGTTCATTGCGCTGAAAAGATGGTCGGATTAGTTTACGATTTCAATAAACTCAAACATAGGCTCAGAATCAGTTGGTTGAAGAGCACGCAGGTAACTGCCCTAGTTGGGATGGCTGGCATCGGCAAAACTTCTCTTGCTAGTAAGCTTCTCGATGATCCGAAAATGGAGGAACACTTCGACTGTCGTGTGTGGGTGACAGTAGGCAAAGAATGCCGATTCAAGGAGATTCCAAGGCGAATTCTGGCAGAGTTGAATGGTGAGACCGTTGTGGAAGGAGATGAAGATGTAATAGCTATGCGGTTGAAAGAGAGTTTGAAGGATAAGAGATACCTCATTGTGCTGGATGATGTGTGGGACAGATACATGATGTATCACCTGCATCCTTCGTTTCGATACGAGAGAAATGAACTGAAAAGTTCTCTACACGACGAGACAAATGGAAGCCAAGTCATCTTCACTACAAGGCTGCAGCAGTTGGATGATTATGGTTCTAGGCTTTCCACGGATGGGATGAGGGTGAGATTGTTGAACGATGAAGAAAGTTGGGATCTTCTCCGTGAGAAGGTGTTTGGTGAAGAGCCGTGCTCTTTCCAACTCGAGAAGATTGGGAAGAAAATCGCAAAGAAATGTGATGGATTACCTCTCATGATTGTCGCGGTTGCTAACCTGTTAGCCGAAGAGGAGAAGACTGTGGAATGCTGGGGTGAGATTGCAGCTCATAAGAATCATCCTATTTTCATGGATGCATATGATGATATATCAAAGGTGTTACTTCCAAGTTACAAGTACTTACCTCGCCTTCTGCAAATGTGTTTTCTCTACATGGGAGTTTTCCCTCGGAATTATCACCTATCACGATCCAAGCTCATGAACATGTGGAGTGTAGACGGATTTCTTGAAGAAAATGCAGATGAATCTCTATATCCTACTGCAGAGAAGTGTTTGGATGAGCTTGTTTCAAATAGCCTTGTCATGGTCCACCAAACCACCCTAGATGATTCCGGGCGACTAGGCGCTAAACAGATTAAAAAGTGTGGTCTGCATTCTTCTCTATGGCACTTGTCTAACCAAGAAGCTACTAAGATCAAGTTTTCATATGTCTTGAAAACTAGCAATGATGCTTTCGATGAAGGAGTTGAAAGCCAATGCAGGCTAtccttccacaacaacattcTATTTGGCATCAGAGAAGTGTGTGAATCAGTGGAGGAGAAGTGTGCATCAACTGTACATTCCCTCCTGTGTTATGGGCCATATCAGAAATACCAAGTGCCAATATGTTCTGGTTTGGGATTGCTTCGGAAACTTGATGCTCTTACAATCCGTTTCTACGAGTTCCCAATGGAGGTTCTGGAATTAGTTCAACTAAGATACCTAGCCCTCACTTTGAACAGGGAGCTCCCTTCTTCGATATCCCAACTCTCAAGCCTTGAGTTCTTGATTGTCCATCAACATTTGAGCATCAAGTCCAGTGAAGGCCCGTTGCACCTGCCTAAGGAGATATGGGATATGAAGGAACTGAAGCAACTTCAGGTCATTGGCAGTGACTTGCCAGATCCTTGCGGCGCTTCCTTGGAAAGCTTGTTGATTCTTTCAGGTGTAAGTGCTGAGAGTTGCAATGAGGCCGTTTTAAGATCAGTTCCTAATCTGAAGAAATTAGGAATCCAGATTAGTTTGGAAGATGATGATATTGGTAGCCCCTTAAGCGTGTTTGATCATATTCCCCATCTCACCAACCTAAGATCACTCAAATGTGTCATAACAAATCCTGAGGTGGTTGTTCCCGTGCTCGCTCCAATGTCCATTTTCCCGCGAAATTTGACAAAGTTGAGCTTGAGCGGGATGGGCTATCCCTGGAAAGAAACGAGCAAGATTTCTTCACTGCCGTGCCTTCAGGTGCTCAAATTGCGAAGCTATGCTTTTCAAGGTCCAGAGTGGGAAGTAGAAGAGGGTGCATTCAGTTTTCTTACATTTCTTATTATTGAAGACACTGATCTGGAGGACTGGAAAATCGGACGGGGAAGCTTTGATGACCTTGAAACACTGACCATGAAACACTGTTACAATCTGGAAAGGATTCATGGGGAATTTGGAGGCTTTCTTGGAGGGATTAAGCTAATCGACTGCGATCCTTCATGTGCAGAGCAGATGAAGAAGGCTACTCAAGATTGGAAAGTAGATGTTCATTCTTCATGGGATGACAAGAAATGA
- the LOC121748322 gene encoding uncharacterized protein LOC121748322, whose protein sequence is MTRPGARATAGMNESAASMRLFVEAFQRVFHLTTEDEMDPRVRQIREIVRTTLEDTNNGDVMEYPASQHQDVVMPYQEEVVPRRRGARGVRTGGHGYTKQFRMSQAPPDYVAPEAQYQEHDPPQWYSHPTHESQSQWDRPLHSPSQPEPDWNRRPYSQSQDMSQWSGARASVDSFFQNYQVMPPVQAEEEDDDEEEDDNIVEAHEEEDVVHSIHGQPRPAAEGSSRSGVGKLVSKVYKRLSSRKNKGIEPAKYTPSSYK, encoded by the exons ATGACTCGGCCTGGGGCACGGGCCACTGCTGGGATGAATGAGTCGGCTGCTTCGATGCGACTATTT GTTGAGGCTTTTCAGAGGGTTTTCCATTTAACTACGGAAGACGAAATGGACCCCCGAGTGCGCCAGATTCGAGAAATTGTTAGGACTACCCTCGAAGATACGAACAACGGTGATGTCATGGAGTACCCCGCTTCTCAACATCAGGATGTGGTCATGCCGTACCAAGAAGAAGTAGTTCCACGGCGTCGTGGAGCGCGTGGTGTTCGGACTGGGGGACACGGCTACACAAAGCAGTTTAGGATGTCTCAGGCGCCTCCCGATTATGTAGCACCAGAGGCGCAGTATCAAGAGCATGACCCACCCCAGTGGTATTCACACCCGACGCATGAGTCTCAGTCGCAGTGGGACCGTCCACTGCATTCTCCAAGCCAGCCTGAGCCCGATTGGAATCGTCGCCCATATTCACAAAGCCAAGACATGTCGCAATGGAGTGGGGCCCGAGCGTCGGTCGATTCATTCTTCCAGAATTATCAGGTCATGCCTCCTGTACAAGCTGAAGAAGAAgacgatgatgaagaagaagatgacaaCATTGTCGAGGCACATGAGGAAGAAGACGTTGTTCATAGCATCCATGGCCAACCTCGTCCAGCTGCGGAGGGTTCATCACGCAGCGGGGTTGGGAAGCTCGTGAGCAAAGTGTACAAGAGACTATCTTCGAGGAAGAACAAGGGGATTGAACCGGCTAAGTACACTCCGTCGTCGTATAAGTAG